The Eubalaena glacialis isolate mEubGla1 chromosome 3, mEubGla1.1.hap2.+ XY, whole genome shotgun sequence nucleotide sequence GTTATTGCCACGATTACTGAGGTGTTCCTTTGATGGACGTCAGAGCTAAGGTGAAAGGACTGTTTTAGTCATCTAGCCCTCTTCCTCCAGGTGAGATGATCTCAAACTTTCAAAAACacattcctaattttaaaataattctgaaaatagAAGAATTATTGCTTAACTCAGTAGCCTATTCTGGTGTTCAATCATCCTTAGCTCCAGAAAGCCCCTCCTCTTTTCTAAGTACTCTTTCTGTAGTAAgtcccctttcctctcctgctcTGTGGGGATGCAGAATAGCCAGTCACCTAGGCAGCACCCCCAGCCCATGCCTTTGGACGGTTTTCTCAAGCTGATTTGAACAGTAGCCTTCATTCCTCCGTTCGTTGGCAAAAGGAAATCTGACTTGGACACAAAATGTGCGCGTTCCTCTattcccaccccctctcccagcTCCCGATTTCCATGAGATGGGGAAGTTCAAGGAACACATCTCTGGTCTGAATGATTTTTGCAACAAGCTTTTATTACTTTCTTTAAAACCCATAtaagaaagacatttaaaaagaaaacgtcCCCAAAACAAACACTTTACGCACTGGGCAACACAACAGTAGAAGGCACTCCAGCAGTCATGCCCACCCTGGGAGGGAAGGGACACTCCCTACACACTACTGTTTCGGAGGTAGGGCCTCAGCCTGGGTCCTGGTCTAACTGTGCTTTAGAGAAAGTCTGAATTTTCCCATAGTTTCCTTATTTCATAAACACCACTATCTCTTTATATATAGCTATATgcctttatgtatatatgtacatgactTCTTTTCcctctcaaaaataaaatagccacCCCATCAGAGGGAGGTTCTCAGCAGCATTCACAGCGGTTGCACAGGAGCCATGCCTTCTATTCATGTTACAGACATGCAGCTTGAAGAAAAGAGGACTCTGCACCCACTCCTGTCGATATACAGCAgggagagagatttttttaagcAGGGGGATGATAAGGCTGAGCAGGAGATGGCAGATAACTAGGGTTTTTATGATGTAAAAAATCTTTTTTGAGCTGCTTAACTTGTCCTGTTTTTGCAGCTCTGAAGACTAAGTAGTTTGCACGATGAGGGGTCTGCATCAGGGATGCAGGGGCGATCAGGGGCGATATGGACTCAGCGAgggtcagggagggagggaacttCTGAGGCTACACAAAGAAGTGTGGGCTCAAACCAACCCAACAGGGACTTGGGAAGGCAGAGGACGATGAAGAAATGGTCTCTCAGAGGCTGACGAAGAAATGGTCTCTCAGAGGCTGCACTGGAAAACTGGCCCCGCTTTGAAAGTCGAGTCCTTCTCCCTCTGTGCAGGAGTGTCTCTGTAGTCCTGGCTACTGGCTTGAACTGTTTGGCTGGTTTTAAGTTTGAACCTAAGCGAGGAGCCAGTACACATGTAGAGTTGGGAATCAGATCCGCCCTGTCTAGGCAGTTTGACCTCACTTCTCGGAAGTCAGAGCCCAGGACCTTGGGAAGGAGGTCTGCGACCCTCGTCCCATACTTGGAGGGAAGATTCTCCTGGCCTTGTCTCCCACACCGCCGTGGTCCACTTCCTGGCAGGAGCAAGCCAGCAGCAGAGCCTCAAGCAAATGCCCCTGCTCCTGTCCCTCTTTGAAAACAAAAAGGCACTGAGGTCAGCAGGAGGCCAGCCCCACGGCTGGCCATTCTTCCAACATAAAGGTCTCCAAGTTGGCTGAGTTGGAGGTTCCCCGCTCTGTACTCAAGGCAGCTCCTCTGGCGGTACCTGGAGATCCCAGAGTCCCAGTGGGAGGAGAAAGGCAGTGCTGGAGGCCAAAGGGAAACCAAGGCAGCCAGGCCTCCCCTGCTCTCTAGCCCGGGGAAGGCTGAAGACAGCTCGGACACATTTATCTGCAACATGTTTTGGCTTTGACTGCCCAATTTCCGTACTCAGCaggagactttaaaaatggtaaatggCTGGTTTCCCTTTGGTGGAAACACATGAGGATGATGGCAATATTAAATTCAAAACTGTCACTCAAAAACAAAGAGTTGTTGACAAAGATGTGGCTGAAGAccacacatacacagatatataTGCCTTTGGGTTCACATGTGCACAGACTTTTGGGCCATCAGGGGCCAGGGCCGGCTGCAGCTTCTCTGGAAATTTCTCAGGCAATCTCAGCTTCGGTGCTCCTGACCCGAGCCAGTGGCTTTATGACCTTCCCTTAAGCCTGAACAACGGGCACCTGGGGAAAGTGGGGGACAGTCCTTTTATGAGCACTGTCGTGCTTTCAGGGGCTTAGCTCAGACCTGCTAAAGGAATATGCTACAATTTTTGGACTCATAAATAAGGGAACCGTGGATggcaaataagaaagaaattgaaaaagaataaaaggcagagaaagaacaTATATctctaaaatcttttttctttcctttgccgGCTGGTGTGGAGAGAGGCAACTATTTGGTTTGTGAAAGGCTTGCCGATGGTGAGAGGACGTGGCGGATCTTTCACACGAGCGAGCGCTGCTCCTGGGCAGCGTGCAGAGGGCACAGCGTGACGGCGGGCAGGCCCCAACTCCGCGCACACACGTGTCCATCAGAGATTTTGTGCCACGTCTGGAACTGCTGGGCGGGCACAGATGCACCCAACAGAGGTGTCCTGAGAAAAAGTGTCTGtggcaaaataataattaataataaaaataaatccgtGGGCATCGGGAGAAGAGGAAGCAGGACCGGCTAGGCAGGTTTGCCCTGGGATTCTCTTAGGGCCTCCTCCAGTTTCTGCCTAAACTTGTCATACTTCTTCTGCACTTGTTGGATTTTGTCCTGCTCCTCTTTTTCCAGGATTGTTAGGAAGTTCTGGAGCTCGGGGATGGAGAAGGCATCCCACTGTGGGGCGAGAGGGAGATTGGGGGAGAAACAATAGGAGACAGGTTAGTGGTCGCCTGATCTGAGGGGCCCTGCTGTCCCCACTCTTCACACAGTTTGCACATGGTTTGCTACTGAATAGGCAGCTGTGACAAATAAAGCTTGGGGTTTCCATGCCGCACCAGCAACAGAATTTCAAATCCTGGCATCTCGTGGCCAAGAGTTACTAGTCCACAAGCCATATTTTTATTCAGAGAATCAATAATCTTAAATTTCTCTGTAGCCGCTGAGATCTTAACAGTGATGCTGGAGCTGCCTGGGACCCAGCTGTCTGCTTTGGGGTGATCAGCAACAGGCTCCCAACATGCGGACCCTCAAGTGGCATCTGGAGGAGAGCTGGACTCGGACTCAGGAGACTGGTGTCAGCCTGGCTccactgtgtggccttgagcacaGAAGTCCACCTTCTCAGCCTTTCTCATCTGCCGTGGAATTAGGGTATCTGCCTCCCTTGGCTGGCAGAGCAGATGATGAGATGAGTCACTTGCACAGCTCTGCAGAGCCTGGTGGGCCTGGGCCTGCCCGGTGGGACCTGGCCTCTCAGGACAGAAGGCAAGTCTGACTTCTCTCAGGCTGACCCAGGAACTGAGGCCCCCGTGGGGCCAGGGGTTTCGACTCCTAAGCTCTTTGAGCACAAAGGAACATTAAGGTTTATCTGGTTTAATCCCCACATTGGataaatgaaaaaactgaagtcCACAGAGGGAACCACAATCACAGACACAACCACCACAATCACAAAGCTTATAGCAGCAAAACTAGAACTAGAAGCCAGGCCTCTAAACCCCCAGGCCCGTGAGCTTGCCACGGGCCAGCAGTGTTCAAACAGCTTCAGCGGAATACTTTTTCCAAACAAAATCTTCCACTATATAAAGCAGATGGAAAGCAGAGCTGCCTGGTGGAGGCCGGGAAAGGACAGGGCCCCGCTCGCCTGGACCCCCCAGATTTCCACAGTGGCTCCCAAGACTGCTTCCCCGAACCCCAGGCCTCCACTGAATGCAGTGTGACAAACTCTGTGAGAGGCACCCTGCTCTCGGTCACTCCTCTGTGACCCCACCCGCCACGTAGCCCAGGCCGCGGGGGGCACCAGCTTGGTTTCACCTCACTTCACACCACAGACTGGACTCCGGTGAGCTTCCCTTGGGGGATCGAGGTCCGCTTTGAAGAACCAGGGAGAGACAAATGACTCAAAAATACCCATGCCCAGTGGAGCCCAGGGATGGAGCTTGATGGGCCTCAGGCCATCCTGGAGCAAAAGAACCTGGGTGGAACACAGGGAGTTTCTCAGCGCCCCTCCACCCTGAGTTTTCAGAAATAAAGTGCATGAAATCCTGCCTTTCCACAGGCCTTGCCAGACACAGGCCCTGACTTGCTCCCCCAGGGCGCTTACAATTCTGGCTTAAATGCTGCACCTCAGCGGCACTCACCCCAGCTCAACTGCCTTGAGACATTTTCCTGCTGTGCTGGGTGGTGAGGATAACCCCACCCGCGCCCACCCAGCGTACCCCGCAGGCTGGGTTTGTGCGCCAAACAAAGGGTCCCAGACCTACCTCCACCTCTCCAGTTTCATTCTCCTTTAGCACGAAGCTGAGCACATCCGTGTCAGGCCCAGCGAGTAAGCGCAGGTAGAGGGGGCAGTCAGCAACGGAGAGTTTCTGGAAGAACACTGCAAACCAAGAGAGGGGGCTGGGCGCTCATCTTGGAAAAGAAGGGCAGGGGCTCAGGAATGGGTGGGACCGATTGGAAATGCAGAGGCTGGTGTTTCTAAATGGAAGTGGCCATCCTTTCAACCTAACGAAATGAACCTGACAAGAATAAATAGGGTAACAACCTTTATCTTCAGTGTCTGCTAGAGTGTGAAGCATGTTTCCATTCACGTCATCCCCTAAAAGATTAGTAGGAGTGGTGGGCGGGTTCTGTCCCATTCCACAGATTAGGAAGTGAGAGCCCAGGGTGTGGTTTTCCTGAAGTCACACGTGGAGGGAGGGGCACAGTGAGCGGGCAGAATGTGCGTGTGGCCCTTCCACAGACCTAATGCCACATGGATGGCTGGACGGAGGTGCCACGAGAAGCCCACTCCTCCCACTCAAGTGTGTTGGGGAGCACAGACAGAGTTGGAAAAGGTAGTTTCTGGGTGGAAGCTAGCTCTCTCATACCTTGCCCGTCCTTGTGTATCCGCTTAAAAAGTGCAAACTTCTGGGGATTGTCCACGACCATGAACTTCTTGAGCAGCCCCTGGATGACCTCACTGACCGTGGTGGTGCTGCTGATGTGCAGCTGCTTGATGGCATCCAGCGGCAGGTAGAAGGATGTCCGCTTGTCCGTGGTGGCTGCCAGGTCCACTTCCTTGATGGCGTCATAGATGGATGGCGGCCGGATCCCAGCAGGCACCGTCACCGGCCGCCGAAGTTTCAAATGCACTTTGATGAAACCCGTGTAGGTGCCGTCTTCACtctgccgggggtggggggaggtcatGTGGGGTCAGGGGGGGTCTGTGTTGCTTGATCCTGTGTGCCACTCTGGGCCGTGGCCCCGGATCCGGTGGGCTGCAGAGGCCTTTCCTAATAGCAGTGCCATCCCAGTCAAACCCCCTCCTGACAGGCTCAGGCTGCCTGCCCCAAATCCCCTGCCACGAGGCAGATGCCGATTGCCTTTGGTGGGTCCCCAGGCCAAGAGGCAGGGTCTGGAGTGGCCTCTCTAGTTTGCCCCTCCAAACCAAGGAGGAGCAGGAAGGCTCTGTAATAAGGTCCTCAGAGAACCAGTACACTGGATTTTCTCCTGCATCTCTTTCCAAAACCCGGAAGTCTGCAAGACTTAAACCCAGGCCTGTCCGAGACTGGGTTTTCTGGCGCCCCACCCGGCTGAAGCCCCAAAGAGCCAGCTGCCGCCAGCCACCAGCAGGGGGCAGGGTTCTTCTactgtctcctcccctccccactgaaGATGGCCTTTCCAAACCTGGCACAAAGTTGgtgccctcccctctctgagctctGCACAGTCTAAGGAAGCTTCCCCATACACAGGCTGTAATGAccaagaaggggaggaggaggagctgcgaGCTCCCCTTGCCCAGGGCCTCCTGGGCCCTTAGTCACTTGTATATCATTTAATTCCCACAAGCGCTTTGACAAATGGGAACTAATATCTCTCTTTTacattgaagctcagagaggttaaggttTCCCAAGGCCACAAGTTAAAAACAGGAAGAGCCAGAGACTAGATGTGGGTCTTATTCTAAAGCCCATTCTATTTCCCTAAAACATACGGAGACCCCTGATAACTCGGGCTCTCAGCTTCACACAAGCCTGGAGGCCTCCAGGAGCCCAAAGAAATGGGAGGGCCCTGGTGGGGGTATCCCCCAGAATGCAGAGGGAGAGCAGGGGAGCCACACCGGCAGGGGCTACGGagctgggagggggagagaggaagggggcgGACAGTGCGGGGCAGGCCCCCTCACCAGCTTCATGCCCAGGCAGTTCTTTTCCCGGGTGTTGTAGCTGTCGATCTTCTGCTTGATCTCCTGCAGCGTGGGCGGGCTCCGCGGCTCCTCTGCGGGTTTACAGTCATTCTGGAACAGACACAGATGTGAGGGTGGATGTACAATGGTTCTCAGGATGAGGAAGGGAATGACCTCGTCCTCCCAAAGGCCTCTCCAACCGAGAATAAGTGAGCACCAGCCTCACGCAGTGAATGGGATGGACTCAGGCTGAGAAAAATCAAAGGTAAAATCCCTGCGCAGCCAGCTACCCCGGGGAAGTGACTTGAGTCTCTCTCGGCCCCAGTCTCCgcacctgtgaaatgggggcaATACCCACCCTTCAGGCTTGTTGCAAGACCAAGGTGAAAAGGCCCGGCACACAGGCACTGGGTATGAATCTGGTGACTCAGCAGAGCTGTTTTGCTTATGGAGGGTGTCCATTTAGATGCTATGGGAGATGCAAAGAAATGCAAGCCATGGTCGTCTCCTCAAGGAAGTAACAATAGAGCTGGAGAGACAGGAACATACACGTGATCCCAGTATATGCTGATGGGAATGACAGCAATTCTCCCAGATCGAGAGGACCAAGGGCACATGGACATCAGTCCAGGCCCCATGTCACTGGCCACAGCACTTTgcacataataaaaaaatatatatatacacacacacacacatatacatatttatcaaatgaatgcatgaactagtgggggcagggggctgtAGCCTTCCCTGATACTTGAGGCGATAAATCTCTGCTGGGGCACAGGGACAGCCAGCGTTTACTTAGCACCTCCTCTGTGCCGACTGCTTGGCTtgcattatctcagttaatcctcagaACCCAAACTGCAAGATAAGAGTTTATTACCCACATTTCACCGGTGAGACAATGGAGACTAAGAGGAGTTCAGGAACGTGCCTAAAGCCCTGCAGTCAGTCTCTGCAGAACTAAAAGGGATGCCAGTCTGTTCTGCTGTGTTCTTCCCATGACATCACAATTTATTCTTCtgactgcccccctcccccgcaccCCCTCTAGGAAGAAGGAAGCCAAGGAGATGAAGGTCGATGTTGTTCACACTGTGGACAGAATTCAGGGGAGAATTCTGGGGTCTAAGCAAACCTGTCCGTCTGTCAATTCCCTGGGTTTCTCTCAAGTCCATTGCCACCCACCTTCCCTGCTTTGTCTTCACGCTGTCCTGTGTGGCCGGGAGTGCAGGAGCCACAGTTTGGGGGAATAAATAGGTCAGTCAAAACCTGCCTAGAGTTTGCCTGGTCTTAGAAATCTAGCGGACCCAGGGTGGGTCAGGATTCTCCTttggcaaatgaggaaactgaggcccagaggggtggGGCAACCGTGTTCTCCAGGCTGACATCACCCAGCACTGCCCTGTGGGTGTCTGGTTTGGTTGGGGAATTTCACAGCCATGCTGCCATCACAGCGTCACCCAGCTGAACATGTCAGGCTCCCAGGGCAGAGCTGTCCAGCCTCTTCCCTCCAGCCCGCCCACGGGAGACAAGTCACACTCAGCAGGACGCCTTCACTTCCCCCTCCCACTTTCCAATCCCACAGAGCCGATAAGATGTCATATCAAGCTCTGTGGCTGCCGAGGGGAGCGGGCGTGGCCTCCCACACCCACCCCTCAGCATGGAGATGAGCTGACATCCTTTTTCCATCACAGCATCTTCCGTTGGCCTGTCTGTTCCCCTCTGTACTTTTCCTTGAGGATCTCGATCAGAACAGCACTGTACGCTCACATACCTTACATACTACGTatgttattcctgttttacagattacAGACAGAGGCTCAGAAGGGTTAAGAAACACGCTTGTGGTCCCACCGCTAGTAAGCATCTGCGTTGGGCCTGGAACCAAGTCCATCAAAGTCTGGAACCCATGATCTTCTCAATTCCATGTGGTCACCCTAGGACTGCCGCTTCAGCCACTCCCATGGCGATCACTGAAATTCCATGCAACGGGGCTGGGACGAGCAGCCGCTACACCAAGACCTATAAATTACGTGACCTGTGAAACGTTCAGTGGGTCCCCAGAAGCCTCAGGACCTGGGGCCACCGTGTCACCTGTAATGATGTCAAGGAGGGACTTCTAGCCTCTGGCAGGAGGAGGCAGGCGCCAGGATGCAGGGCCCACCCTTTTCCTATGTGGTCACTCAGGTCTCTGGAATAGGACCCTGATTCCATTGAGGACCACCCAAGGGGAAGTACTCCCCAGGGCATCTCCCATCTTCTTGAGCTGAGCAGCAAGTGGTGTGAGCCACACAGAGTGTCTTCTTTCGCTGTCGACTTATTAATCCAGGGACCATCACAGTGAAGCTTCTCATTCCTCGTCCCTCCCCGCTTAGCTCCTGGAGACCCCGCCCCCAGCACCCACCCCACTGGGCACATCTCTATGGGACCAGACGTGCCTGCTGCCCTCTGGGAGCTTCCAGTCAGAAAGACCAGTATCCCGTTACCATTACATACACTCCATTCTGTCCGTCTCTGAAACATGCAGGCTGTTGCTCCTTAGGAGTTAACAGCTTTCTCATACTTATCTACAAAAAAGAGTTAGAAGCTCTAGAAGCTCCTGGAAGATCTCTCATAGTTTCCAAATGAGCTATAGCCATTTCCCGATAAGAAAAGGCAGCTGCATCATGGCTTTCAAAGGCCAGTATTACAGCCTGTTTTTGAATACAGTAAGAGTCAGAGCTGCCTTAACCTCAGgttttttcttcctgttctctTTTCCTTCAGCAGATAACCCATCTATTCCCCGCTTCCCACCACAAACCTGGGGAAGTGACGCAAGTGGCCATGGGCACCCTTTGCAGGATTCATGCAGAAAACAGCCATCCTGATCTCCACCCCGTCTGGGCATGCCAGGAGCCCTGTCTGGCCAGCACATTGAATCTCCCACCCTGGGATGACAGCACCCCTGGCTGCTGCCCACACCAGATCTGGCAGACAAGATCTGACCACGGACTGAATGAATCACCTCCCAAAGCAGGCCAGCCAGCCAGTCAGCCATAGCTACGGGAGTCCACTCTTTCCCATCCTAGAGATGGTAGAAAACCTAGACCAGCGCTTCTTAAACCTGGCTGCATGTGGACTCCTCTGGGGGATCTTTAGAAACACAACACCTGGGCTCCatcctggagattctgatttaattggcttGGTGTGCAGTCTGGGCagagggattttaaaaaatctcccaggtgattctaatgtgcagcaatGTTGGAGAAGAACTGGTATAGACCCCTCCCAAGCAATTTCAGACCTCAAGGGTCCCCATCCAGCTGCAGACTTAACACTTTTGCACTCACAGATATGCACTGCCCCAAAGGTTTACCGAGAAGGCAGTATCCAGGGTGTGAACagatcaataatattgtaatctTCAGAGGATAAGTCAAAGACCCCACTTTCTATTCACCTGCCAGATTCTCCAGTCCTCAAAGTGAAAGATTTGTCTCCATCTATGGGTACAAAGCTAGAAACCAGACAGAGTTTTGTCTCCTGGGGTGGCCCAAGATGGAGACAGAATGGGGAGCTCACTCTGTTGTGATTTTAAAGATAACAGGCATTGCCCTGTGAGGTGTCTCTCCTAGGAGGCTTATACATCTCAGTGCATCTGGCATGGGAGGCATCTGCTCTGATTAAGCTCCTGGCATTGGTGGCAGACAGTTGAGTTGTTCCCAATGCAGCCAGCACATCCAGGGCACTGGTGAAAAGCAGATTTGTGTTCATAGGTCCTAAGCCATGGAAAGGTCTGTGTCCTCTCTAACTCTCAGGGTTATTGGGATGCAGCCAAGTGAAGAGGGCTGGGCGCTAGGGCTCAGAGCAGATCACTTGTGACAGTGATCCTCAGACTTTTCgattaaaatattattacacCAAAACAAAGAGGACCATCCTCGTGTGGTCTGCGGCCTATCTCAGAGCAGATTTACCCTAagttgaattttactttattttaagaaaaaatccaAACACTGGCTGATTCTGCATCCGAATCAATGACATATGTTAAGTCTTAATTTCGGTTATTGGGAAGTGACCCAACCAAGAAGAGACTCTGAGTGAAGCCTGTGGCTTTTAGTCTCTGCAGCTGAGCTCAAGGCAGCCCATGAAAGCCCCAGTGATGAGGGGGACCCCCAGGGTCAGGAGTGGGCTGAGGAGAATGTGCTGGAGCCATCAGATACGTTCGGGCCCATTTTTTTCTGGACCTAAATCACACAAACCTCATTTTTGCCAGAAATTTCACTTtccctttgggacttccctggtggtctagtggttaagactctgtgctcccaatgcaggggggcccagattcgatccctggtcggggaactagatcccacatgccgcaactcaAAGATCCCGCATGACGAAATGAAGATctcacacacagcaatgaagatcccacgtgccacaactaagactcgacgcagccgaataaataaataaatacatatttaaaaaaaaaaaaaaggaaatttcactttccttctttttaaacttGTCAGCCTCTTTCTCCTGCATATAGCTTTCATCATCTTACTGCTGTCTGTCTATCTGAAATCTTCCACCTGTCAAGGCCTCTCTGACCACCTCAGCCCTGCATGATGATGACTATGATCCTTGATTGTTATTAACAGgctaactatgtgccaggcactgttctactcACTTAGCGTGTATtagctcatttcatcctcaccacaAGTTTATGAGGAAGGTACTAGtattatgcccatttcacagatgaggacatgGAGCCCCAGCAAGCTTAGAGCTAACCTACATCCAAAGCTAACGCTATACTATCCTGCACTTAAATATCCATCTACTTATATTAACCTCCAAGTAGACCATCCATCTTGGTTTCTCTTCCTAACTAGACTGAAGCTCCTTAATGACTTACACCATACTTCTACCTCTTCTCCACGCCCAGTGGCCCTGAGCATGAAGCAGATAATATATGCTTGCCCAAGAACCTTCAGTGGCCCCCCATCGCCTACAGGGGGAGAAAAATGATCTTGCTTTCTGCTAGGAATTACAGTGCAGTAAGTCTTGGATTGCCATTTGGACTGAGTTCTGTGAGAGAAGCACCTCTCTGCTCCACCATGGGGTCCCAGAGCTCAGTTCCAGCTTGGCACATGGTAGAGGCTCAGGCAATACCTGCGGGGTGAACATAAGCATGTGTTCAGGTTCTGACTCCCATTACTAACAAAGTGATCTTGAGAGAGTTGGATCAtgtctttaagcctcagtttcctcatctataaaaatccTTTATTGTTTCATAGGATTGATGCAAAGGTAAAACCAAATGAAATAATGGGTATTTTGGAAATGATTGAACCCATCCAAAAGGCATGTACTGTAACTATCATCACTCCAGGCATACAAAGTCCTATCTCTGTGAGCcaatttaatttctcattttcctgGAGCACTTCCTCTGGATTGGCTCACATGTTATAGGGtttgttcattcttttctctACACTAGTGCTtggcaaattttttctgtaaagggccagggagcaaatattttaggcttcgtAGGCTATCCAGTCTCTGTGGCTACTCACCTCTGCCACTGTAGCAGAGAGTGACCATAGGATGAGTGTggttgtgtttcaataaaactttatttgtggaCTCTGGCCCATGAACAGTAGTTTGCCCACC carries:
- the RASSF5 gene encoding ras association domain-containing protein 5 isoform X1; this translates as MAMASPAIGQRPYRLLLDPEPPRYLQSLSGPKPPPPPPPGRSSRRCAPAPLSTAPGAHEGRGARRAARGDLEPQPRASRPARALRPGLQQRLRRRPGAPRPRDVRSIFEQPQDPRVPAERGEGHCFAELELRSGWGWCDLCGREVLRQALRCANCKFTCHPACRSLIQLDCSQQGGPSRDRPSPESTLTSTFSQNDCKPAEEPRSPPTLQEIKQKIDSYNTREKNCLGMKLSEDGTYTGFIKVHLKLRRPVTVPAGIRPPSIYDAIKEVDLAATTDKRTSFYLPLDAIKQLHISSTTTVSEVIQGLLKKFMVVDNPQKFALFKRIHKDGQVFFQKLSVADCPLYLRLLAGPDTDVLSFVLKENETGEVEWDAFSIPELQNFLTILEKEEQDKIQQVQKKYDKFRQKLEEALRESQGKPA
- the RASSF5 gene encoding ras association domain-containing protein 5 isoform X2, producing the protein MTVDSSMSSGYCSLEEELEDCFFTAKTTFFRNVQSKHPWKNDCKPAEEPRSPPTLQEIKQKIDSYNTREKNCLGMKLSEDGTYTGFIKVHLKLRRPVTVPAGIRPPSIYDAIKEVDLAATTDKRTSFYLPLDAIKQLHISSTTTVSEVIQGLLKKFMVVDNPQKFALFKRIHKDGQVFFQKLSVADCPLYLRLLAGPDTDVLSFVLKENETGEVEWDAFSIPELQNFLTILEKEEQDKIQQVQKKYDKFRQKLEEALRESQGKPA